The region GCCGGAAGCGTGGCCGGCTGGTGCACTGGACAAGGGCCCGCGATCGTGGCAGATCAGCCGTGAGAACCCTCGAGCGGGGCTCGACGGTGAGGGCGAGCTCCGAGACCAAGGATGGCACCAAGGTCGTAACCGATATCCAGATCATTCCCGGCCGCTAGCCTGCGGCCCGCGGGCGACCCGACTCAGCAGGCGGGGCGGAGGTCCACCCCGGATCTCCGCCCCGCAAGCGTGCGTCAACCGCAACGGAGCACCGTGGCCATGGCCCGATACGTTTGTGTCGTGTCGCGAGACCACCCGCTGCTGGTCGGATACATGATGGTCGCGCTGGCAGGCGACACCTCCGCGCGCGACGAGATCCAGATCGTGCTGGACCGCCGCCGCGAGCCCGGCGACTCCGTGGGCGGAGCCGACCACCCCGCCGGTCCCGATCGCCGACAACCCCGAGGCGTCGAGGCGGCCCTGCGCGGGCGTCCATACGTCCTGGTGCCCGAGACGGCGGAGTCGCCCAGCCCCCGCAAGCGCCGGTTCACGGTGGCCAGGGCAACCGGGCCCGACCGACGCTCCCGCGCCAGCGTCCGGTGGCCGTTGACGGTGGCGCTGGGCCTTCTCGGCGCCGCCATAGTGGCTCTGGGCGCCTTGACGCTGTTGCCGCGCCTCGGCATCGAGAGCCCGTCGGGACCGATCGCACCGGTGCCCTCCCGGGAGCGGGGCGCGGCGGACGTGGCGGAGACCCCTCTCCGCGAGCAGCAGGAGGCACCGCCCGGCCTCTCTGCCGCGCCCGGGCGAGATGCCTCCGGTCCCTCGACACCGGCAGCGGAAAGCGGAGCCCGGGAGGCGCCGCCTCTCTTGCCGCCGCCCCGGGCGGCCGCCCCCTCGGCGTCGTCTGGCGCCGCGCAAGTGGAGAGCCCGACCGGGAGCGCGCCCGCGTTCCCGGGGCTGCCGCGCGTCGACATGGCCAGCCGGCGCCAGGGGCGCGCCGGGAAGGGGAGCATCGTCTACACTGCGCGCGTCAGGGATCCCGGCGGCCAGCCTCTCAAGGGCGCCGACGTCTCGCTCCACGCCGTGCTCTCCGACGGCACGCGGCGGGAGATCCGCCTCCGACCGACCTCCGGGCCCGGGGTGTATCGGGGGACGGTGTTTGTGGGTGCCAGGCTCCCCGCTGAGCTTCGCGTCCGCGTCGTCCTCGGTGGCAGCCGGTTCGAGGTGCCCGTCGAGCCATAGCCCGGAGTCCCGCGCCCTGGCGATGTCCCAGCAGTCCCCCTTTCCCGTCGAGGCGCGCGCTGGCAGTCGGGTGCGATGCGAGTCCTAGTCAGCCAGGCTCGCGAACAGGGCCGTGCTCAGGTACCGCTCGCCGAAGGATGGGATGATCACGACGATGAGCTTCCCCGCGTTCTCGGTCCGCCGCGCGACCTCCACCGCTGCCCAGAGGGCCGCCCCGGAGGAGATGCCCACCAGGAGGCCTTCCTCGCAGGCCGCCCGGCGGGCCGTGGTGAGGGCGTCGTCGTTCTTCACCCGGATGATCTCGTCGTAGATCTTGGTGTTGAGCACGTCAGGGACGAAGCCCGCGCCGATGCCCTGGATGGGATGGGGGCCCTTCGGCCCGCCCGAGAGGACCGGGGAGGCGTCGGGTTCCACGGCCACGCACTTGAAGGCGGGCTTGCGTGCCTTGATGACCTCGCCGATGCCGGTGATCGTTCCGCCGGTGCCGATGCCCGCCACGAGGACGTCGGCCTTCCCGTCAGTGTCACGCCAGATCTCCTCGGCCGTGGTCCGCCGGTGGATCTCGGGGTTCGCCTCGTTCTTGAACTGCTGCGGGATGAAGTAGCGCGGGTCGCTCGCCGCCAGCTCCTCGGCCCGCTTGATGGCTCCGGCCATGCCTTCGCTGCCCGGGGTGAGGATCAGCTCCGCGCCGTAAGCCCGTAGGAGCATTCGGCGCTCCTTGCTCATCGTCTCGGGCATGGTGAGCACCAGCTTGTAGCCGCGGGCGGCACAGACGAAGGCCAGGGCGATACCGGTATTGCCGCTGGTCGGCTCCAGGACGACGGTGTCCGGCTTGATCTGGCCCGCCTTTTCGGCGGCGTCGAGCATCGCCACGCCGATGCGGTCCTTGACGCTGTGGGCGGGGCTGTAGAACTCGAGCTTGG is a window of Candidatus Rokuibacteriota bacterium DNA encoding:
- the cysK gene encoding cysteine synthase A, with product MRIANDVTELVGNTPLVRIRRLTDGAQAEVVAKLEFYSPAHSVKDRIGVAMLDAAEKAGQIKPDTVVLEPTSGNTGIALAFVCAARGYKLVLTMPETMSKERRMLLRAYGAELILTPGSEGMAGAIKRAEELAASDPRYFIPQQFKNEANPEIHRRTTAEEIWRDTDGKADVLVAGIGTGGTITGIGEVIKARKPAFKCVAVEPDASPVLSGGPKGPHPIQGIGAGFVPDVLNTKIYDEIIRVKNDDALTTARRAACEEGLLVGISSGAALWAAVEVARRTENAGKLIVVIIPSFGERYLSTALFASLAD